The Nitrospinota bacterium genome contains the following window.
AAATCCATTCTTCCCTTGCCAGTTTTCCCGTTACCGTTTACTCTTTTCATGTGACCTCCTTGCTTTCCGTTGTTTTCGTTCAAAAACATGGTAGCAGGTGAGGTCATACCTTCGTTTCAACTAAGTTTAGGACACTTTCCTATGCCGCAACCGGCAATCCGGTGACCGCTCCTTAAGGGCGCGGACACCGGCGTGTAAAGTGCATAGGCTTGGTTGCGCGGAGGAATGGCAGCGCTTGAAAGGTTGTGTTCAGAAAAAATACGGTATGCTCAGCAGCGGATAGCAGTACTCCAGCCCGATCCGTTTTTCCCGGCTGGAATTGGTGAGCCAGACAACCTTGCCGGACACTTCTCTTTCGACTGGCGGATCCCCGGCATTTATCCTGATGTAAAGTTCCATCCCCACATTCATCCCTTCGGCGTCCGTGATGATTTGCATGCCGCCTGCGGAATGATCCACAAGCGTCCCCTCGAACACCTCGCTGCCGTTGTCCCCCTCCACGACAAATGAGACCGGGGTCCTGTTTCTCCCGCTGTTCCTGGGATATCTGCGTCTTTCGGCCATTTTAATCACCGAGGGCTATTATTAGTAATTATATGCCCGTTCCGGTTTTTGAGAACCCGAATCTCCTTAAAAACTTTGAAAACAGCGTTTCCAGAAGCGTCTTGCGGCCTTGCCCCGGAAGGCGGAATATGAAGTCGTCCTTCAGCCTCCCTACGTTTTTTGGGCGGGACCCGAGCTTTTCAAGGAATTCTGCGGGCCTGGCGCCCCAATAGACTGCGTCATACCCGGTTTTGGCGGCGGCTTCCACCGCCAGTTTGCATCCCACTCCGAACGGCAAACAGAAATGGCGGACTTTGTGGCCTTGTAGCCGTTCCTCCAATATTCTCTTCGACTCCGCCAGGGCAAAGGCCATGCTTTCAGCCTGCCCCGCCTCCGTTTCCGTTACGAACAACGCTTGCGCCGCCGCCCTGGAGTGGACGGCCATAAGCTCATCTTTCCAACCTGTTTTGCCGAAAAACCGCTCTCCGCCGTTGGCCTCCACATGCTCGGCGCAGGCCTGGCGGACGCTGGCCGGCTCGATCATTCTCCTGTGATTGGAAAACCGCGAGTCCATCTGATATAAAGGGGTCCCCAGCGGATAGTCCCGCTCAAGGTTGTCCACGCCTCCTTCGCTTGTGACAGGCCTGTCTATGCGGCTCCAGCCGCGCTTTATGCGGGGATTGTAAAACG
Protein-coding sequences here:
- a CDS encoding polysaccharide deacetylase family protein, encoding MLNFYGPKNHLAALACEWENFTRGGYPPFVTQWRTEPVPPTIPVFSFHDVTPQALEARLSYLAANGYRTITGDEYIAREGKSAGERLAMLTFDDGRASLWTVAYPLLKKYGMKGVAFVLPGEIKEAAGARPQTPGAAGGLLCTWPEITAMPDVFDVQSHSLTHLIMFVSPDVAAFYNPRIKRGWSRIDRPVTSEGGVDNLERDYPLGTPLYQMDSRFSNHRRMIEPASVRQACAEHVEANGGERFFGKTGWKDELMAVHSRAAAQALFVTETEAGQAESMAFALAESKRILEERLQGHKVRHFCLPFGVGCKLAVEAAAKTGYDAVYWGARPAEFLEKLGSRPKNVGRLKDDFIFRLPGQGRKTLLETLFSKFLRRFGFSKTGTGI
- a CDS encoding PilZ domain-containing protein produces the protein MAERRRYPRNSGRNRTPVSFVVEGDNGSEVFEGTLVDHSAGGMQIITDAEGMNVGMELYIRINAGDPPVEREVSGKVVWLTNSSREKRIGLEYCYPLLSIPYFF